In the genome of Candidatus Nanopelagicales bacterium, one region contains:
- the pyrR gene encoding bifunctional pyr operon transcriptional regulator/uracil phosphoribosyltransferase PyrR: MAAASEQARTVLDAADVSRALTRIAHEIVERNKGAADLVVLGIPTRGVPLARRLAARIGEIEGIDVPVGSLDVTMYRDDLRLRPARALERTEIPAAGIDGRVVVLVDDVLFSGRTIRAALDALGDLGRPRAVQLAVLVDRGHRELPIRADHVGKNLPTSLRETVRVRLQESDGVDEVVLGPAEVTE; this comes from the coding sequence ATGGCTGCCGCCTCGGAGCAGGCTCGGACGGTGCTCGACGCCGCCGACGTGTCCCGTGCTCTGACCCGCATCGCCCACGAGATCGTGGAACGCAACAAGGGTGCTGCCGACCTGGTGGTGCTCGGCATCCCCACCCGCGGCGTCCCGCTCGCCCGTCGCCTGGCTGCCCGCATCGGCGAGATCGAGGGCATCGACGTCCCCGTCGGCTCCCTCGACGTCACGATGTACCGCGACGATCTGCGGCTGCGTCCGGCGCGGGCGCTGGAGCGCACCGAGATCCCCGCCGCCGGCATCGACGGCCGCGTCGTCGTCCTCGTCGACGACGTGCTGTTCTCCGGTCGCACGATCCGCGCCGCCCTCGACGCTCTCGGCGACCTCGGCCGGCCGCGGGCGGTCCAGCTCGCGGTGCTGGTCGACCGGGGCCACCGCGAGCTGCCGATCCGTGCCGACCACGTCGGCAAGAACCTGCCCACCTCGCTGCGGGAGACCGTCCGGGTCCGCCTGCAGGAGTCCGACGGGGTGGACGAGGTCGTCCTGGGACCCGCGGAGGTGACCGAGTGA
- a CDS encoding glutamate synthase subunit beta encodes MADPRGFLTTGRETPTRRPVDVRIRDWREVYEAFPDERLAAQAGRCMDCGIPFCHNGCPLGNLIPEWNDLVWRGEWRAAAERLHATNNFPEFTGRLCPAPCETACVLGINQDPVTIKQVEVSIIDRAWDEGWVTPQPPSRLSGRTVAVVGSGPAGLAAAQQLARAGHTVAVFERADRIGGLLRYGIPEFKMEKRHLDLRLEQMEAEGVKFRAGVDVGTDLTGADLVRRYDAVVLAMGATQWRDLPVPGRELAGIHQAMEFLPLANRVQEGDLEAPPISAAGKHVVILGGGDTGADCLGTSHRQGAASVTQLEIMPMPPDHRPAAQPWPTYPMVYRVSSAHEEGGERVYAVSTKRFVDDGNGRVTALVLTEVEFVDGRFEEVEGTEREIPADLVLLAMGFTGPERGPLVEQLGLELDARGNVARDVDYRTNVDGVFVAGDAGRGQSLIVWAIAEGRSAAAAVDRFLSGSTNLPAPIAPTARPLTA; translated from the coding sequence GTGGCTGACCCCCGAGGCTTTCTCACCACCGGCCGGGAGACCCCGACCCGCCGTCCGGTCGACGTCCGGATCCGGGACTGGCGCGAGGTCTACGAGGCGTTCCCCGACGAGCGATTGGCAGCGCAGGCCGGCCGCTGCATGGACTGTGGTATCCCGTTCTGCCACAACGGCTGTCCGCTGGGCAACCTCATCCCGGAGTGGAACGACCTGGTCTGGCGCGGGGAGTGGCGGGCGGCGGCCGAGCGGCTGCACGCGACCAACAACTTCCCCGAGTTCACCGGCCGGCTGTGCCCGGCACCGTGCGAGACCGCCTGCGTGCTGGGCATCAACCAGGATCCCGTCACCATCAAGCAGGTCGAGGTGTCGATCATCGACCGGGCGTGGGACGAGGGCTGGGTGACCCCCCAGCCCCCGTCGCGCCTGTCCGGCCGGACCGTCGCCGTCGTCGGCTCCGGCCCGGCGGGTCTCGCGGCCGCGCAGCAGCTGGCCCGGGCCGGGCACACCGTCGCGGTGTTCGAGCGGGCCGACCGCATCGGCGGGCTGCTGCGCTACGGCATCCCCGAGTTCAAGATGGAGAAGCGCCACCTCGACCTGCGGCTGGAGCAGATGGAGGCCGAGGGCGTGAAGTTCCGCGCCGGGGTCGACGTCGGCACCGACCTGACCGGTGCCGACCTGGTCCGCCGCTACGACGCGGTCGTGCTCGCCATGGGTGCCACGCAGTGGCGGGACCTGCCGGTCCCCGGCCGTGAGCTGGCCGGCATCCACCAGGCCATGGAGTTCCTGCCGCTGGCCAACCGGGTGCAGGAGGGCGACCTCGAGGCGCCGCCCATCAGCGCCGCCGGCAAGCACGTGGTCATCCTCGGCGGGGGCGACACCGGGGCGGACTGCCTGGGCACCTCCCACCGGCAGGGCGCGGCCTCCGTCACGCAGCTGGAGATCATGCCCATGCCGCCGGACCACCGGCCCGCGGCGCAGCCGTGGCCGACGTACCCGATGGTCTACCGGGTCAGCAGCGCGCACGAGGAGGGCGGGGAGCGGGTCTACGCCGTCTCGACCAAGCGTTTCGTCGACGACGGCAACGGCCGTGTCACCGCCCTCGTCCTCACCGAGGTCGAGTTCGTGGACGGCCGGTTCGAGGAGGTCGAGGGCACCGAGCGGGAGATCCCCGCGGACCTCGTGCTGCTGGCGATGGGCTTCACCGGCCCCGAGCGCGGACCGCTGGTCGAGCAGCTCGGGCTGGAGCTGGACGCCCGCGGCAACGTGGCCCGCGACGTCGACTACCGCACCAACGTGGACGGGGTGTTCGTGGCCGGTGACGCCGGCAGGGGCCAGTCGCTGATCGTGTGGGCCATCGCCGAGGGGCGCTCGGCCGCCGCCGCGGTCGACCGGTTCCTCTCCGGCAGCACCAACCTGCCGGCGCCGATCGCCCCGACCGCGAGGCCCCTGACGGCCTGA
- a CDS encoding transcriptional regulator encodes MGSEYAKALGARLRAIRQQKSLSLHGVEEKSQGRWKAVVIGSYERGDRAVTVQKLAELADFYGVPVSELLPDAAPAATAEPPARLVLDLERLGQVPAEKAGPLARYAAAIQAQRGDYNGRVLSIRQDDLRTLAVIYDEAPSALAEQLIAWGVLNPEARRAVD; translated from the coding sequence ATGGGCAGCGAGTACGCCAAGGCGCTCGGCGCGCGGCTGCGGGCCATCCGCCAGCAGAAGTCCCTGTCGCTGCACGGCGTGGAGGAGAAGTCGCAGGGCCGCTGGAAGGCCGTCGTCATCGGCTCCTACGAGCGCGGCGACCGGGCGGTCACGGTGCAGAAGCTGGCGGAGCTGGCCGACTTCTACGGGGTCCCGGTCTCGGAGCTGCTGCCCGACGCGGCACCGGCGGCGACGGCGGAGCCGCCGGCCCGGCTGGTGCTCGACCTGGAGCGGCTGGGCCAGGTCCCGGCGGAGAAGGCCGGGCCGCTGGCGCGCTACGCCGCGGCCATCCAGGCCCAGCGCGGCGACTACAACGGCCGGGTGCTGTCCATCCGGCAGGACGACCTGCGGACACTCGCGGTGATCTATGACGAGGCGCCCAGCGCGTTGGCCGAGCAGCTGATCGCCTGGGGGGTCCTCAACCCCGAGGCCCGGCGCGCGGTCGACTGA
- a CDS encoding VIT1/CCC1 transporter family protein, with amino-acid sequence MGGAEVHHSHRDVTGGWLRPAVFGVSDGLVSNLGLIVGVAGGASAAGATGTTAVVIAGLAGLAAGAFSMAAGEYVSVASQAELARAEIDLERRELARRPEAEMAELADLWVSRGLDREFAEEFARQLTRDPEKALEVHAREELGLTLDDLPNPWVAAGSSFVAFALGALLPVLPYLVGVTSVLPSLVLSLLGLFGAGALVARVTARPWWYSGLRLLVVGALAAGVTWVVGTLVGTGLS; translated from the coding sequence ATGGGTGGCGCCGAGGTCCACCACTCCCACCGCGACGTCACCGGCGGCTGGCTGCGTCCGGCCGTGTTCGGCGTCAGCGACGGACTGGTCTCCAACCTCGGCCTCATCGTCGGAGTCGCCGGCGGCGCGTCGGCGGCCGGGGCCACCGGGACCACCGCCGTCGTGATCGCCGGACTGGCGGGTCTGGCAGCCGGGGCCTTCTCGATGGCCGCGGGGGAGTACGTGTCGGTGGCCAGCCAGGCCGAGCTGGCCCGGGCCGAGATCGACCTGGAGCGACGCGAGCTGGCCCGCCGGCCGGAGGCCGAGATGGCCGAACTGGCCGACCTGTGGGTGTCCCGGGGGCTGGACCGGGAGTTCGCCGAGGAGTTCGCCCGGCAGCTGACCCGTGACCCGGAGAAGGCGCTGGAGGTGCACGCCCGGGAGGAGCTGGGGCTCACGCTGGACGACCTGCCCAACCCCTGGGTGGCGGCCGGCTCCTCGTTCGTCGCGTTCGCCCTCGGGGCGCTGCTGCCGGTGCTGCCCTACCTGGTCGGGGTCACGTCGGTGCTCCCGTCGCTGGTGCTCTCGCTGCTGGGGCTGTTCGGGGCCGGGGCGCTGGTCGCGCGGGTGACCGCGCGGCCCTGGTGGTACTCCGGGCTGCGGCTGCTCGTGGTCGGGGCGCTGGCCGCCGGCGTGACCTGGGTCGTGGGCACCCTGGTGGGCACCGGGCTGTCCTGA
- the lgt gene encoding prolipoprotein diacylglyceryl transferase, with product MIPSPSQGVWQLGPVPVRAYALLIVLGIVVAVWVGGRRWVARGGAPGTIADIAIWAVPFGIIGGRLYHVISDHQLYFGEGGRGLLATLRIWDGGLGIWGAIAFGGVGAWIGARRIGVPLPPVADAIAPGIVLAQAIGRWGNWFNQELFGAPTDLPWGLQIELANRPAGYEAFETFHPTFLYESLWNVGVFLVLIWADRRFRLGHGRVFALYVALYCLGRVWIEALRIDTANTVLGLRLNVWTSILVGLGAVAYFVVSARLRPGREVVHDPRLEAAADEDSADEDSADEDSAEAGSAEADSAPEAGDR from the coding sequence GTGATCCCCAGCCCCTCCCAGGGGGTCTGGCAGCTGGGACCGGTCCCGGTCCGGGCGTACGCGCTGCTGATCGTCCTCGGGATCGTCGTCGCCGTCTGGGTGGGTGGACGGCGCTGGGTCGCGCGCGGTGGGGCGCCCGGCACCATCGCCGACATCGCGATCTGGGCGGTGCCGTTCGGGATCATCGGCGGCCGGCTCTACCACGTCATCTCCGACCACCAGCTGTACTTCGGCGAGGGCGGTCGCGGTCTGCTGGCGACGCTGCGGATCTGGGACGGCGGCCTGGGCATCTGGGGGGCCATCGCCTTCGGCGGGGTCGGCGCCTGGATCGGCGCCCGCCGCATCGGCGTCCCGCTTCCGCCGGTGGCCGACGCGATCGCCCCGGGCATCGTGCTGGCGCAGGCCATCGGCCGGTGGGGCAACTGGTTCAACCAGGAGCTGTTCGGAGCCCCCACCGACCTGCCCTGGGGCCTGCAGATCGAGCTGGCCAACCGGCCGGCCGGCTACGAGGCGTTCGAGACGTTCCACCCGACGTTCCTGTACGAGTCGCTGTGGAACGTCGGCGTGTTCCTCGTGCTGATCTGGGCCGACCGGCGCTTCCGGCTCGGCCACGGCCGCGTCTTCGCCCTGTACGTGGCGCTGTACTGCCTGGGCCGGGTGTGGATCGAGGCGCTGCGGATCGACACCGCCAACACGGTGCTCGGGCTGCGGCTGAACGTGTGGACGTCGATCCTGGTCGGCCTCGGCGCGGTCGCCTACTTCGTGGTCAGCGCCCGGCTACGACCCGGCCGCGAGGTCGTGCACGACCCGCGCCTCGAGGCTGCCGCCGACGAGGACTCCGCCGACGAGGACTCTGCCGACGAGGACTCTGCCGAGGCGGGCTCTGCGGAGGCGGACTCCGCGCCGGAGGCGGGGGACCGCTGA
- the gltB gene encoding glutamate synthase large subunit, translating into MRTHLPNPDLPGAQGLYDPAYEHDACGVAFVATLTGVPSHEIVAHSLTALLNLDHRGASGAEPDSGDGAGILIQVPDAFFRAVAPFPLPSPGEYAVGTAFLPDDDEGERKVREQIERIAAEEDLRVLGWRDVPTDPSLVGRTARSTMPRFRQLFVQAAQGRVLGLGLERLAYRLRRRAEHEAEVYFASLSSRTLVYKGMLTTTQLAPFYPDLTDERVTSALGLVHSRFSTNTFPSWPLAHPYRLIAHNGEINTVKGNRNWMRAREAMLTSDVIPGDLTSLFPICTPGASDSASFDEVLELLHLGGRSLPHAVLMMIPEAWENHTEMDPQRRAFYEFHATFMEPWDGPANVSFTDGSVIGAVLDRNGLRPGRFWVTDDGLVVLASEAGVLPLDPATVVRKGRLQPGRMFLVDTVEGRIIEDDEIKAELAAAAPYEEWLHAGLIHLDELPEREHVVHTASSVARRQQTFGYTEEELRVILSPMAKAGIEPIGSMGTDTPIAALSERPRMLFDYFTQLFAQVTNPPLDAIREEIVTSLSSVIGPEGNMLDASPAHCRQVVLPFPVIDNDELAKILHINADGDLPGFAAARVSGLYRVAGGGDALEARLQEIFHEVDALIRQGKRFIVLSDRDSTADRAPIPSLLLCSAVHHHLVREKTRTMVGLLVESGDVREVHHVALLIGYGAAAVNPYLAMESVEDLVRRKVITGIPPEKAVRNLVKALGKGVLKVMSKMGVSTVASYRGAQIFEAIGLSEEVVDRYFTGTTSKLGGVGLDVIAEEVARRHAVAYPPSGISPAHRSLEVGGEYQWRREGEPHLFDPETVFRLQHSTREKRYDVFRQYTSRVDEQSNRLMTLRGLFRFAGDREPVPIEEVEPVSAIVRRFSTGAMSYGSISQEAHETLAIAMNRLGGKSNTGEGGEDPERFVPLPNGDSRRSAIKQVASGRFGVTSDYLVNSDDIQIKMAQGAKPGEGGQLPGHKVYPWVAKTRHSTPGVGLISPPPHHDIYSIEDLAQLIHDLKNANPRARVHVKLVSEVGVGTVAAGVAKAHADVILISGHDGGTGASPLTSLKHAGGPWELGLAETQQTLLLNGLRDRVVIQTDGQLKTGRDVVIAALLGAEEFGFATAPLVVMGCVMMRVCHLDTCPVGVATQNPVLRERFTGKPEFVETFFEFIAEEVREHLAALGFRSLDEAIGHSEALDVADAVEHWKAAGLDLAPILHRPERIQGDLRCTTSQDHGLDRALDNELIALCADALERGEPVRAQLAVRNVNRTVGTMLGSEVTRRHGGDGLPDGTIDLTLVGSAGQSFGAFLPRGVTLRLEGDANDYLGKGLSGGRLVVLPDRAAAFPAEEHIIAGNVIAYGATAGEIFLRGLVGERFCVRNSGATAVVEGVGDHGCEYMTGGRVLVLGPTGRNFAAGMSGGIAYLLDPVLSRINHDMVDIDPLDEEDRELVHQLVRRHAEETGSVLAEALLADWPAAVARFGKVMPRDYKRVLEAKARAESTGADVLEAIMEASRG; encoded by the coding sequence ATGCGGACCCACCTGCCGAACCCCGACCTCCCGGGCGCCCAGGGCCTCTACGACCCCGCGTACGAGCACGACGCCTGCGGCGTCGCCTTCGTCGCCACCCTCACCGGCGTCCCCAGCCACGAGATCGTCGCCCACTCCCTCACGGCGCTGCTCAACCTCGACCACCGCGGTGCCTCGGGGGCCGAGCCGGACTCCGGCGACGGGGCGGGGATCCTGATCCAGGTCCCGGACGCGTTCTTCCGCGCGGTCGCGCCGTTCCCGTTGCCGTCGCCGGGGGAGTACGCCGTCGGGACCGCCTTCCTGCCCGACGACGACGAGGGCGAGCGGAAGGTCCGCGAGCAGATCGAGCGGATCGCGGCGGAGGAGGACCTGCGCGTCCTCGGGTGGCGCGACGTGCCCACCGACCCGTCCCTGGTGGGGCGCACCGCGCGCTCGACGATGCCGCGGTTCCGTCAGCTGTTCGTGCAGGCCGCCCAGGGCCGCGTCCTCGGCCTGGGCCTGGAGCGACTGGCCTACCGGCTGCGCCGCCGCGCCGAGCACGAGGCCGAGGTCTACTTCGCCTCGCTGTCCAGCCGCACGCTGGTCTACAAGGGGATGCTGACCACCACGCAGCTCGCCCCGTTCTACCCGGACCTCACCGACGAGCGGGTCACGTCGGCCCTGGGTCTGGTCCACTCTCGGTTCTCCACCAACACGTTCCCGTCCTGGCCGCTGGCGCACCCGTACCGGCTGATCGCCCACAACGGCGAGATCAACACGGTGAAGGGCAACCGCAACTGGATGCGGGCGCGCGAGGCGATGCTCACCTCCGACGTCATCCCCGGCGACCTCACCTCGTTGTTCCCGATCTGCACCCCCGGGGCCAGCGACTCCGCCTCCTTCGACGAGGTGCTGGAGCTGCTGCACCTCGGCGGCCGCAGCCTGCCGCACGCGGTGCTCATGATGATCCCCGAGGCGTGGGAGAACCACACCGAGATGGACCCGCAGCGGCGGGCCTTCTACGAGTTCCACGCCACGTTCATGGAGCCCTGGGACGGCCCGGCCAACGTGTCGTTCACCGACGGCAGCGTCATCGGCGCCGTGCTGGACCGCAACGGCCTGCGGCCAGGGCGGTTCTGGGTCACCGACGACGGGCTGGTCGTGCTGGCCTCGGAGGCCGGCGTGCTCCCGCTCGACCCCGCGACGGTCGTGCGCAAGGGCCGGCTGCAGCCGGGTCGCATGTTCCTCGTGGACACGGTCGAGGGCCGGATCATCGAGGACGACGAGATCAAGGCCGAGCTCGCGGCCGCCGCGCCGTACGAGGAGTGGCTGCACGCCGGGCTGATCCACCTCGACGAGCTGCCCGAGCGCGAGCACGTCGTGCACACCGCGTCCAGCGTGGCCCGCCGGCAGCAGACCTTCGGCTACACCGAGGAGGAGCTGCGGGTCATCCTGTCGCCGATGGCCAAGGCCGGCATCGAGCCGATCGGGTCGATGGGGACCGACACCCCGATCGCCGCGCTGAGCGAGCGGCCGCGGATGCTCTTCGACTACTTCACCCAGCTGTTCGCCCAGGTGACCAACCCGCCGCTGGACGCCATCCGGGAGGAGATCGTCACCTCGCTGTCCAGCGTGATCGGCCCCGAGGGCAACATGCTCGACGCCAGCCCGGCGCACTGCCGCCAGGTGGTGCTGCCGTTCCCCGTCATCGACAACGATGAGCTGGCGAAGATCCTGCACATCAACGCCGACGGCGACCTGCCCGGGTTCGCCGCGGCCCGCGTGTCGGGGCTCTACCGCGTCGCCGGCGGGGGAGACGCCCTCGAGGCCCGGCTGCAGGAGATCTTCCACGAGGTCGACGCGCTGATCCGCCAGGGCAAGCGATTCATCGTGCTGTCCGACCGCGACAGCACGGCCGACCGGGCGCCGATCCCGTCGCTGCTGCTGTGCTCCGCGGTGCACCACCATCTGGTCCGCGAGAAGACCCGGACCATGGTCGGTCTGCTGGTGGAGTCCGGCGACGTGCGCGAGGTCCACCACGTGGCCCTGCTCATCGGGTACGGCGCGGCCGCGGTGAACCCGTACCTGGCGATGGAGTCCGTCGAGGACCTGGTGCGCCGCAAGGTCATCACCGGCATCCCGCCCGAGAAGGCCGTCCGCAACCTGGTGAAGGCGCTGGGCAAGGGCGTGCTGAAGGTGATGTCCAAGATGGGCGTCTCCACCGTCGCCTCCTATCGCGGTGCCCAGATCTTCGAGGCGATCGGGCTGTCCGAGGAGGTCGTCGACCGCTACTTCACCGGCACCACCTCCAAGCTCGGCGGCGTCGGGCTGGACGTCATCGCCGAGGAGGTGGCCCGTCGGCACGCGGTGGCCTATCCGCCCAGCGGCATCTCGCCCGCGCACCGCAGCCTCGAGGTCGGCGGGGAGTACCAGTGGCGCCGCGAGGGTGAGCCGCACCTGTTCGACCCGGAGACGGTGTTCCGGCTGCAGCACTCCACCCGGGAGAAGCGCTACGACGTGTTCCGGCAGTACACCTCCCGCGTCGACGAGCAGTCGAACCGGCTGATGACGCTGCGCGGGCTGTTCCGCTTCGCCGGCGACCGCGAGCCGGTGCCGATCGAGGAGGTCGAGCCGGTCTCGGCGATCGTGCGGCGCTTCTCCACCGGCGCGATGTCGTACGGCTCCATCTCCCAGGAGGCACACGAGACGCTCGCGATCGCCATGAACCGCCTGGGCGGCAAGTCCAACACCGGTGAGGGCGGCGAGGACCCGGAGCGGTTCGTGCCGCTGCCCAACGGCGACTCGAGGCGATCGGCGATCAAGCAGGTCGCGTCCGGGCGTTTCGGCGTCACCAGCGACTACCTGGTCAACAGCGACGACATCCAGATCAAGATGGCGCAGGGGGCCAAGCCCGGCGAGGGCGGCCAGCTGCCCGGCCACAAGGTCTACCCGTGGGTCGCCAAGACCCGCCACAGCACCCCCGGCGTCGGCCTCATCTCCCCGCCGCCGCACCACGACATCTACTCGATCGAGGACCTCGCGCAGCTCATCCACGACCTGAAGAACGCCAACCCGCGGGCCCGCGTGCACGTGAAGCTGGTGTCCGAGGTCGGCGTGGGCACGGTCGCCGCCGGCGTCGCCAAGGCGCACGCCGACGTGATCCTCATCTCCGGCCACGACGGCGGCACCGGGGCGTCCCCGCTCACGTCGCTGAAGCACGCCGGCGGCCCGTGGGAGCTCGGCCTGGCGGAGACGCAGCAGACCCTGCTGCTCAACGGCCTGCGCGACCGGGTGGTGATCCAGACCGACGGCCAGCTGAAGACCGGTCGCGACGTCGTGATCGCGGCCCTGCTCGGGGCCGAGGAGTTCGGCTTCGCCACCGCGCCGCTGGTGGTCATGGGCTGCGTGATGATGCGGGTCTGCCACCTGGACACCTGCCCGGTGGGCGTGGCCACCCAGAACCCGGTGCTGCGGGAGCGCTTCACCGGCAAGCCGGAGTTCGTCGAGACCTTCTTCGAGTTCATCGCCGAGGAGGTGCGCGAGCACCTGGCCGCACTGGGATTCCGCAGCCTGGACGAGGCCATCGGTCACAGCGAGGCGCTCGACGTGGCCGACGCGGTCGAGCACTGGAAGGCGGCCGGCCTGGACCTGGCGCCGATCCTGCACCGGCCCGAGCGCATCCAGGGGGACCTGCGGTGCACCACCTCTCAGGACCACGGCCTGGACCGGGCGCTGGACAACGAGCTGATCGCGCTGTGCGCGGACGCGCTGGAGCGCGGCGAGCCGGTGCGCGCGCAGCTGGCCGTCCGCAACGTCAACCGCACCGTCGGGACGATGCTCGGGTCGGAGGTCACCCGCCGGCACGGGGGCGACGGCCTGCCCGACGGCACGATCGACCTCACCCTGGTCGGGTCCGCAGGACAGTCGTTCGGCGCGTTCCTGCCGCGCGGCGTCACGCTGCGGCTGGAGGGTGACGCCAACGACTACCTCGGCAAGGGCCTGTCCGGCGGCCGGCTCGTCGTTCTCCCGGACCGCGCCGCGGCGTTCCCGGCGGAGGAGCACATCATCGCCGGCAACGTCATCGCCTACGGCGCCACGGCCGGCGAGATCTTCCTGCGCGGGCTGGTGGGGGAGCGCTTCTGCGTGCGCAACTCCGGGGCCACCGCGGTCGTGGAGGGCGTCGGCGACCACGGCTGCGAGTACATGACCGGCGGCCGGGTGCTCGTGCTGGGCCCGACCGGACGTAACTTCGCCGCCGGCATGTCCGGCGGCATCGCCTACCTGCTCGACCCGGTCCTGTCGCGGATCAACCACGACATGGTCGACATCGACCCCCTCGACGAGGAGGACCGGGAACTGGTCCATCAGCTGGTCAGACGTCACGCGGAGGAGACGGGCTCGGTGCTGGCCGAGGCGCTGCTGGCCGACTGGCCCGCGGCCGTGGCCCGGTTCGGCAAGGTCATGCCGCGCGACTACAAGCGGGTGCTGGAGGCCAAGGCGCGCGCCGAGTCCACCGGTGCCGACGTGCTCGAGGCGATCATGGAGGCGTCCCGTGGCTGA
- the pyk gene encoding pyruvate kinase, producing the protein MRRAKIVCTLGPATASPEAIRALVDAGMDVARLNLSHGTHEQHTQTYAHIRRAADESGRGVGILVDLQGPKIRLGRFLHGPVLLQPGQEFVITTEDVAGDGECCSTTYEGLPGDVAPGDLVLVDDGRVELQVLRVDGPRVVTRVLEGGRVSDHKGLNLPGVAVSVPALSDKDVDDLRWALRTGADLVALSFVRSAADLQDVLRIMEEEGVRVPVLAKVEKPQAVDHLDEIVAAFDGVMVARGDLGVELPLEAVPLVQKRAIQLCRLAGKPVIVATQMLDSMITANRPTRAEASDVANAVLDGADALMLSGETSVGDHPTLVVETMARIIERVEGEALDRLPALPLDHRGSTARAMTRAAVDVGAAVGATQLIAFTETGSSARLIARWRSVTPLLAFTPNPRVRSQLALVWGTETFLVPHVRHTDDMVVQVDAALLQIGRASIGEKVVIVAGVPPGIPGTTNGMRVHLMGAAAAGTSSGV; encoded by the coding sequence ATGCGACGCGCGAAGATCGTCTGCACGCTCGGTCCGGCGACCGCGAGCCCGGAGGCGATCCGGGCCCTGGTGGATGCCGGCATGGACGTGGCCCGGCTCAACCTGTCCCACGGCACGCACGAGCAGCACACCCAGACGTACGCGCACATCCGGCGAGCGGCGGACGAGTCCGGCCGCGGCGTGGGCATCCTGGTCGACCTGCAGGGACCCAAGATCCGGCTGGGCCGGTTCCTGCACGGACCGGTGCTGCTGCAGCCGGGCCAGGAGTTCGTGATCACCACCGAGGACGTCGCGGGCGACGGCGAGTGCTGCTCGACGACCTACGAGGGGTTGCCCGGCGACGTGGCACCCGGCGACCTGGTACTCGTCGACGACGGGCGGGTGGAGCTGCAGGTGCTGCGGGTGGACGGCCCGCGTGTGGTCACCCGGGTGCTGGAGGGCGGCCGGGTCTCCGACCACAAGGGGCTCAACCTCCCCGGTGTCGCGGTGAGCGTCCCCGCCCTGTCGGACAAGGATGTGGACGACCTGCGCTGGGCGCTGCGCACCGGCGCGGACCTGGTCGCGCTGTCCTTCGTCCGCAGTGCCGCGGACCTGCAGGACGTGCTGCGGATCATGGAGGAGGAGGGCGTACGCGTCCCCGTCCTGGCGAAGGTGGAGAAGCCGCAGGCGGTCGACCACCTCGACGAGATCGTCGCCGCGTTCGACGGGGTGATGGTGGCCCGCGGCGACCTCGGGGTCGAGCTGCCGCTGGAGGCCGTGCCGCTGGTGCAGAAGCGCGCGATCCAGCTGTGCCGGCTGGCCGGCAAGCCGGTCATCGTCGCGACCCAGATGCTGGACTCGATGATCACCGCCAACCGGCCGACCCGGGCCGAGGCCAGCGACGTGGCCAACGCGGTCCTCGACGGGGCCGACGCGCTCATGCTGTCCGGGGAGACCAGCGTGGGCGACCACCCGACACTGGTGGTCGAGACCATGGCCCGCATCATCGAGCGGGTCGAGGGGGAGGCACTGGACCGGCTGCCCGCCCTCCCGCTGGACCACCGCGGCTCGACGGCCCGGGCCATGACCCGGGCCGCGGTCGACGTGGGGGCTGCGGTGGGCGCGACCCAGCTGATCGCCTTCACCGAGACCGGGTCGTCCGCGCGGCTGATCGCCCGCTGGCGCTCCGTCACCCCGCTGCTGGCGTTCACCCCGAACCCGCGGGTGCGCAGCCAGCTGGCGCTGGTGTGGGGGACCGAGACCTTCCTGGTCCCGCACGTGCGGCACACCGACGACATGGTGGTGCAGGTCGACGCGGCGCTGCTGCAGATCGGCCGTGCGTCGATCGGGGAGAAGGTCGTGATCGTGGCCGGCGTGCCCCCGGGCATCCCCGGCACCACCAACGGGATGCGGGTGCACCTCATGGGGGCGGCGGCAGCCGGGACGTCCTCCGGGGTGTAG